GCGGGTAATCCTGCCAATACTGACTTTATGCTGTTTACGAACCCATATCTTGAACTGTCCACAGCTATTCTTGCGAACAGAAGCGAGAAAGATCCACTTACGCTTTCCCTCATAAGTGAAAAGAAAATGGATTTGGCACTTCCTAAAGGGTATGATGTTCTTTCTTATGTGGAAAAATTTTATCCTAATATCCATGTTCAAACCACATACAACTATCTTGCCGCATTATTGCACGTTTCGTTTAATGAAATTGATGCAACCATCATCTCCCTTCCTCAGGCGAGTTACTTTATTGAAGATAAAGGAATCACAAACCTGCGTGTGGCGGGATATACCGACTATCGCTTGTATTATCGAATGGGTGTGCGTTCCGATCTGCCTATTCTTGCGGACATACTTCAGAAGGCTTTGGATAGCATCACGCCAGTTGAACGACAGCGTATTTTAAAACGCTGGGTTCACCTACAGCAGGATTATCTCTCCGCGTTCATGTCCAGTCGTTTTCTCTGGTACATTATCGTCAGTGTCGCATCTTTTACCATTCTTGCCTTTGTGGGAATTATCCTCTGGAACAGAACATTGCGCCTGCGCGTGAATGAACGAACGAAAGAGCTGAAACGGGAATTGCAAGATAGAACTCGTTTTCTGGCGGCATTGGATCAGGCAGAAGACGGCATTTTTATTTTGGATACAGAAGGCATCTTAGAATATGTGAATGCGTCCTTACTGCACCTTACTGAGTATACAGAAGAAGAAATGCTTGGACGGCATATCTCTTTGTTACGAGGGAAAAAACACCCGCAGGAATTTTTTGAAGATTTGTGGACTGTCTTGCGTAGCGGTGCTGTATGGCGTGGTGAAACTGTCTATGTAAAGAAAACCGGTGAGGAAATTGCTGCGGAAGTTACAGCGACCCCTGTTTTTGATGAAGCAGGAAAGCTAATAAACATTATTGAGCTTATTCGTGATGTCACAGAAAAGCGGAAGATGGAAGAACATCTGAAGCAGAGTCAGAAGCTTGAGGAATTGGGCACTTTGGCTGGCGGTATTGCGCACGACTTTAACAATATTATTGCAGCAATCTCCGGTTATGCAGAGCTTGCGTTACCTTCAACAGATGAGGGAAGCCGTGCGCACATAAATCTTGAGCGGATTCAGCAGGTGGCTGAAAGGGCGCGGGCAATGGTGCATCAGATTCTTGTCTTTTCCCGTCGTCGAAAAGCGGAGCGTGTACTTGTAAATGTCTCTGCAATGGCAGAAGAGGTCTTACAGCTTCTTCGTTCCTCATTACCTTCTACCATTGAAATAAAGAGTACACTTTCCGATGACTGCACGGTCATGGCAGATGCCAGTCAGTTACATCAGGTTGTAATGAACCTTGGAACAAATGCCGGATATGCCATGCGTAGAAACGGTGGCGCTCTCAATATTACAACATCCAATATGCAGCTATTCTCCGAAAAAGCTCGCCTGATGGGATTACCAACTGGGCAGTATGTTTCTCTGACTGTGGAAGACACAGGCGAGGGGATTTCAACGCAGAATGTACGGCGTATTTTTGATCCGTTCTTTACCACCAAGCCTAAGGGTGAGGGTACAGGAATGGGGCTTTCTATGGTACACGGTATTATCACCAGTATGCGTGGTCATATTGCAGTGGAGAGTACTGAAGGCAAAGGAACAAGCTTTGTCATCCTTCTTCCGTACAGCAAAGGGGAGCAGGCAGAAAAAGGAACAACAGCTGCACTTATTACTGACGGTGACGGAAGCATAATGCTTGTTGATGATGAGGTTGATCTTGTTAATGTCTATTCCGAGGCACTGAACGATTTAGGATACGATGTCCGTTCGTTTAGCGATCCATCCGCAGCCCTCGAAGCATTTCAGACAGACCCGTATGCATATGACCTTCTTATTACTGATCAGACAATGCCAAACCTCACAGGTGATAAATTGGCAGCTGCAATCCATGCACTGCGACCTGAAGTGCCAATTGTTTTATGTTCCGGCTATTCTGATGCCATTGATTCCATCACCGAAGGAAAGAGTGGAATTTGGAAGGTACTATTAAAACCTTTTGAGTTAAGAGAATTAGCTAGAACGGTGCAGATCTTACTACGAAGATAGTATGAAATCGAGCCGCGCAATCAAAAAAACATCGCTGGCGATAGTTGGCTGTGGTATTGTGAGAGCTGATTTAGAAGATAGCGAGATGACAGGAGTAGCAATGCACACCCTTGTTTTTGATGTATACGGAACCCTTGTCGATACAACGGATATCATTACGCTGCTTGAAGTAAAATTGGGCGAGCGTGCTGCTTTTTTTGCCAAACAATGGCGGAATAAACAGCTGGAGTATTCGTATCGAATGGGATTGATGCGATGGTATAAGCCTTTTTCGCAGTGTATGCGGTATGCTTTTGAGTATACGTGTGAAGAATTCTGCGTTTCGTTTACAGCCGAAGAAAAGGAAGCTTTATTCCTTCGTAACCTGTCGCTTCCGGCATTTGATGATGTGTCGACCGCTATGCCTAAGTTTGCTCTGACCGATGCAGATTGTTTTGCTTTTAGTAATGGTACAGCAGCGGATGTGAATGCCGTGCTGACGTATGCCGATATTCACCCTTATTTGCAGGATGTAATAAGCGTAGACCCGATCAAAATGTTCAAGCCATCGCGTATTGCGTATATGTATCTGGTCGAAAGTATTGCACGCTATAAGGCCGGTCTTGAGAATCCAGACGTAGTTAAAAAGCAAGGAAATGAGGCG
Above is a genomic segment from Halodesulfovibrio sp. MK-HDV containing:
- a CDS encoding response regulator, with translation MLVLALCATFPVYLYLYENTRLTDPLSDTERNWLAELDRPIVLAVTPDTRPLEFVNARGEYQGMVADYMHRVAEDLNIEFEVVETANMQELLKLAKERKVDVIAAFAGNPANTDFMLFTNPYLELSTAILANRSEKDPLTLSLISEKKMDLALPKGYDVLSYVEKFYPNIHVQTTYNYLAALLHVSFNEIDATIISLPQASYFIEDKGITNLRVAGYTDYRLYYRMGVRSDLPILADILQKALDSITPVERQRILKRWVHLQQDYLSAFMSSRFLWYIIVSVASFTILAFVGIILWNRTLRLRVNERTKELKRELQDRTRFLAALDQAEDGIFILDTEGILEYVNASLLHLTEYTEEEMLGRHISLLRGKKHPQEFFEDLWTVLRSGAVWRGETVYVKKTGEEIAAEVTATPVFDEAGKLINIIELIRDVTEKRKMEEHLKQSQKLEELGTLAGGIAHDFNNIIAAISGYAELALPSTDEGSRAHINLERIQQVAERARAMVHQILVFSRRRKAERVLVNVSAMAEEVLQLLRSSLPSTIEIKSTLSDDCTVMADASQLHQVVMNLGTNAGYAMRRNGGALNITTSNMQLFSEKARLMGLPTGQYVSLTVEDTGEGISTQNVRRIFDPFFTTKPKGEGTGMGLSMVHGIITSMRGHIAVESTEGKGTSFVILLPYSKGEQAEKGTTAALITDGDGSIMLVDDEVDLVNVYSEALNDLGYDVRSFSDPSAALEAFQTDPYAYDLLITDQTMPNLTGDKLAAAIHALRPEVPIVLCSGYSDAIDSITEGKSGIWKVLLKPFELRELARTVQILLRR
- a CDS encoding HAD-IA family hydrolase → MKSSRAIKKTSLAIVGCGIVRADLEDSEMTGVAMHTLVFDVYGTLVDTTDIITLLEVKLGERAAFFAKQWRNKQLEYSYRMGLMRWYKPFSQCMRYAFEYTCEEFCVSFTAEEKEALFLRNLSLPAFDDVSTAMPKFALTDADCFAFSNGTAADVNAVLTYADIHPYLQDVISVDPIKMFKPSRIAYMYLVESIARYKAGLENPDVVKKQGNEAADSPSQISDLNAPERGCLHYVESGMDDEDESDTHSQGSSLSLPDLNTVWLISSNPFDVIGAKVAGLQSVWIRRSASSVFDPWGVEPTITVANLTELYDVLRYRNVIIPM